The Bombus pascuorum chromosome 13, iyBomPasc1.1, whole genome shotgun sequence nucleotide sequence ATTAGTAAATGTTAAGTATAAAAGCTATGCATCCCTTCCCATATTTCACAACACAAACAGAaactgaagaaaaatatagtacCTTATAAACTAAAATAGATTCCTTACTCTATTCCTGGAAAGacaaaatcaaaatcaaatcacagaaataaaaaatgttaaatcgATCATATTTACAGAATAATTAGTTGCAACAGTCTTTCTATTCATATACGTGAAATTCTACAATACTTAGTAAAGGGCGTTAAATGTTAGTAAATCTACCTCATACTAAATCCACGCAAGACCTGAAGGTAGGAGATATTCATGGGATAGTTGAAACAACGAGAATACGTTGTTTTAGGGGCTTTGTtttcaacaaaaaatatattaacattatatatttatatattaatttcatttacctAATGGATTTCGTGTTTCATAACTTCCTAGTCTGTTAGAATTTAGTGCTGTTGATGAaaggaaacttttatttcctataaaaGTAAAGTATATAACACGTTAATAGttacatgaaataaaataaatacttgtatattacaataagttctaaaaattatcaattaccTGGACCAAATGGTGTAGGACCACTTGTAATTTTTCCAATACTACTTCGAGATATTTTTCCATCTGGTTTAATATCTTCAAAAACGTTtgtattatcttttaaaacgTATTTTCTAAAGTTTAAATACTGTTCCTTTTGTTGTTGTACTTTCGAATGTACGCCTTGCAATTTaccagcaacagcaacaagaGACTCGTGAAGTTTACTCATAGCCATCGTCAATTCTAAAAACCaattgaaagatatttaaaaattttgagaaacattaatactaatataaatttaccttGTGGAGTTAAAGTCTTTGGAGTCATCATTGTCTGTATatgtttttctgttgtttcaATTTGAGAtctaaataatagtaaatcaTGTTCAAAGCTATCAGCcaattccataaaaaataataatggtgcattattttcatattgtaATCCTGGTGGAGTATCATGCGTTCTTTGAGCTACTTCAGAACTTTGTAACGCTTTTGCCGTGTCTTGTTTCAACTTATCAGCGGCAGAACGATCTCGTTGAACTGAACCAGCTAACGTTGTTAAAAGTTCCATCAACGATGCTGTATCTTCCGCACATCGATTTAATGGTCTCGCAGAGCCCCTTGCTATATCCGAAGACAATACCTTTTGTTCCTTCACAAACTCTCTATAATTAAGAACAtatatcgaattaattaattttatacagttctaatataatagttttactatataataattacttgAATTTCTCTATTGTCTGTAATAATTCTGGTGgccaaatattttctttagcAGCATTTGATCGTGAAAATCCTTTATTACTTGATGATATATATAATCCCCCTAGTCCTTTATTGATAGTGCTTGTGGTAGTTGTAGTAACACTAGTAGCTAATTTTGATCCTAATAAATTACCACTACCAAAAAGTGATGctgtaattacaaaatattagagataatattttgattattaataatattaaattatatctctAACTATCACATACTTGTCGTAGTAGGTGCACCAAAGGTGACATTTCCAGTTGTAGCTGTAGCAGACGGAGCACCAAATGTCAATGTAGAAGTTGTTGCTGGTGTGCCAAAAGAAAGTCCACCAAATAAAGGCGCAGACGTAGTTGGGGCTGGAAATAAACTGCTCGCAGTAGTTGTACTAGTTGTATTTGATCCTAAAAGTAAACCAGTTGATTGTGTCTGTGCGGCAGTTGCAGGTGTACTATTAAATCCAAAATTAAGCCCAGTTGTTGTTGCCGGTGTGGATGGAGTTCCAAAGGTTAACGTTGGTGCTGAAGTACTTGAACCAAAAGGTGTACTAGTTAAATTAGAACCTGTTGCAGGTCTAGAACAcaataaattatcaatatttcagtatataaattttaaatataaaaccctatgtttcaatttcataatgtaaggttaattaatttaatttaagttaAGAATacgaaatgtaaaattgtGTATTTACTTTTGTCCAAATCCAAAACTTGCGTTGCTCGAAGTTGTAGGTGTTCCAAAAGTAAACGTTGACATAGTTGTGGcatgcaataaataataagacaaATAAACGTCATTAAATGATACACAACGtcttatatttcaaatattaacaatGCATATCATATGCATTTCACGCGTTAAACTATCCTCAACCGACTAACTGGCGAGAATAATTGAAGAGCGCCATCTATAATGTAAAGATGCAcgttttaaatttgaatatgtGTAATTCATTTTCGAAATGTATGTACTATCTTATGTATATCTTTCTAGAGATGtgtatttctataaaatattaaaaatattcgtaattgaaaataagattcaaatataaaagtattaattataaataaatggttgaaaaataaacagaaaaataaagaagcatgtgtataatattaaataattaaaaaaatacaaagaagatTGAAAAAATCACTTTAATCATTATTAATTTGACTTGAGACTGAATGACGATTAATTTCTAGATAATATTccgatttattattaaatgtacctatactactatattatataaatcaagGGACAATACAATGTCTTTATCATTTCATAAAGTagtaaatgttttttttttttgtatgtaCGCGACAAAGttctaataattatacattcCATCTATAGGAAATGGGATCAATTCAACAAAGTTTGCCAAATCGGTACACAGACTATCACAAAGTTGATTGCTGGTTCGGGTTCGTACATGGGCGTTTCTAAAATGATCACAGTCGCGTAGACTAAAAGAACGCGTCTAAAAACAGTTTCTTTCTATCAAtaaactttgttttttttttttttttaaatattttcaggaattacttaatatttcctttttcctttaataatttaataatttttagatattgtttgcattaatatttctcttgaacgtgtaaatatttcagtctcatttaaaacgaagaaaaaagaaaatcacatTTATAACGCTTGTATACAGTTTAGAATACACCCGGTACGCAGTATCGTACAGAGTACGAGTTacttaataattgtaaaatgacACCGCAATATTATACTCTGTAATTACAAATACAATGAGATACCGtagtactttttttttttttttaattttctttgcatattaagaatatattcCTAGATATTTTGCGATGGCGTGCGATTACCCTACAT carries:
- the LOC132913257 gene encoding nucleoporin p58/p45 isoform X4, which produces MSTFTFGTPTTSSNASFGFGQKPATGSNLTSTPFGSSTSAPTLTFGTPSTPATTTGLNFGFNSTPATAAQTQSTGLLLGSNTTSTTTASSLFPAPTTSAPLFGGLSFGTPATTSTLTFGAPSATATTGNVTFGAPTTTTSLFGSGNLLGSKLATSVTTTTTSTINKGLGGLYISSSNKGFSRSNAAKENIWPPELLQTIEKFKEFVKEQKVLSSDIARGSARPLNRCAEDTASLMELLTTLAGSVQRDRSAADKLKQDTAKALQSSEVAQRTHDTPPGLQYENNAPLLFFMELADSFEHDLLLFRSQIETTEKHIQTMMTPKTLTPQELTMAMSKLHESLVAVAGKLQGVHSKVQQQKEQYLNFRKYVLKDNTNVFEDIKPDGKISRSSIGKITSGPTPFGPGNKSFLSSTALNSNRLGSYETRNPLGIE
- the LOC132913257 gene encoding nucleoporin p58/p45 isoform X3, translating into MSTFTFGTPTTSSNASFGFGQKPATGSNLTSTPFGSSTSAPTLTFGTPSTPATTTGLNFGFNSTPATAAQTQSTGLLLGSNTTSTTTASSLFPAPTTSAPLFGGLSFGTPATTSTLTFGAPSATATTGNVTFGAPTTTTSLFGSGNLLGSKLATSVTTTTTSTINKGLGGLYISSSNKGFSRSNAAKENIWPPELLQTIEKFKEFVKEQKVLSSDIARGSARPLNRCAEDTASLMELLTTLAGSVQRDRSAADKLKQDTAKALQSSEVAQRTHDTPPGLQYENNAPLLFFMELADSFEHDLLLFRSQIETTEKHIQTMMTPKTLTPQELTMAMSKLHESLVAVAGKLQGVHSKVQQQKEQYLNFRKYVLKDNTNVFEDIKPDGKISRSSIGKITSGPTPFGPGNKSFLSSTALNSNRLGSYETRNPLGLAWI
- the LOC132913257 gene encoding nucleoporin p58/p45 isoform X2; the encoded protein is MSTFTFGTPTTSSNASFGFGQNTSAPTLTFGTPSTPATTTGLNFGFNSTPATAAQTQSTGLLLGSNTTSTTTASSLFPAPTTSAPLFGGLSFGTPATTSTLTFGAPSATATTGNVTFGAPTTTTSLFGSGNLLGSKLATSVTTTTTSTINKGLGGLYISSSNKGFSRSNAAKENIWPPELLQTIEKFKEFVKEQKVLSSDIARGSARPLNRCAEDTASLMELLTTLAGSVQRDRSAADKLKQDTAKALQSSEVAQRTHDTPPGLQYENNAPLLFFMELADSFEHDLLLFRSQIETTEKHIQTMMTPKTLTPQELTMAMSKLHESLVAVAGKLQGVHSKVQQQKEQYLNFRKYVLKDNTNVFEDIKPDGKISRSSIGKITSGPTPFGPGNKSFLSSTALNSNRLGSYETRNPLVWGNTIPTPSATNITLSSSLKPPTASLTFNTPPNLTTPLPTSESNSSFQLQKPPVGNKRGKH
- the LOC132913257 gene encoding nucleoporin p58/p45 isoform X1, which translates into the protein MSTFTFGTPTTSSNASFGFGQKPATGSNLTSTPFGSSTSAPTLTFGTPSTPATTTGLNFGFNSTPATAAQTQSTGLLLGSNTTSTTTASSLFPAPTTSAPLFGGLSFGTPATTSTLTFGAPSATATTGNVTFGAPTTTTSLFGSGNLLGSKLATSVTTTTTSTINKGLGGLYISSSNKGFSRSNAAKENIWPPELLQTIEKFKEFVKEQKVLSSDIARGSARPLNRCAEDTASLMELLTTLAGSVQRDRSAADKLKQDTAKALQSSEVAQRTHDTPPGLQYENNAPLLFFMELADSFEHDLLLFRSQIETTEKHIQTMMTPKTLTPQELTMAMSKLHESLVAVAGKLQGVHSKVQQQKEQYLNFRKYVLKDNTNVFEDIKPDGKISRSSIGKITSGPTPFGPGNKSFLSSTALNSNRLGSYETRNPLVWGNTIPTPSATNITLSSSLKPPTASLTFNTPPNLTTPLPTSESNSSFQLQKPPVGNKRGKH
- the LOC132913257 gene encoding nucleoporin p58/p45 isoform X5, encoding MSTFTFGTPTTSSNASFGFGQKPATGSNLTSTPFGSSTSAPTLTFGTPSTPATTTGLNFGFNSTPATAAQTQSTGLLLGSNTTSTTTASSLFPAPTTSAPLFGGLSFGTPATTSTLTFGAPSATATTGNVTFGAPTTTTSLFGSGNLLGSKLATSVTTTTTSTINKGLGGLYISSSNKGFSRSNAAKENIWPPELLQTIEKFKEFVKEQKVLSSDIARGSARPLNRCAEDTASLMELLTTLAGSVQRDRSAADKLKQDTAKALQSSEVAQRTHDTPPGLQYENNAPLLFFMELADSFEHDLLLFRSQIETTEKHIQTMMTPKTLTPQELTMAMSKLHESLVAVAGKLQGVHSKVQQQKEQYLNFRKYVLKDNTNVFEDIKPDGKISRSSIGKITSGPTPFGPGNKSFLSSTALNSNRLGSYETRNPLD